The DNA region TCTCCATGATGAGGGATATCTCCGCCTGCTCGTATCCCTGCGCCAGAGCCAGCTCCATGGCTTTGAGGATTAAAACGGTGCTCAAACCCTTGTTCCGGAACTTGGGCCTAAGCCCCAGCACCGCCGCCCTGAGGGGAGGAGTTGACGGGTGAAGGAGGGCGCGGGGATTGGGCTGCAAAAAGCAGGCCCCCGCCGGCTCATCGTCCACATCCAACCGCAGCAGCAGTTCCTGCTGCCGGGACAATTGGTAGGACAGGATGATGCGCTTGGCTTCTGCCAGGGTAAGGGGCACGAAGCCCCAGTTGTTTTGCAGGCTTTCGTTGTACACGTCCCGGAGGATGAGGGCTTCTTCATGCAGGTTGCCCAGGGCCGGGAAAAGAAGCTCTACCCGGTGGCGCCGGAAAACCCTTTCGCGCAAAGTGGCAAGCCGTTCGGAGACCGGCAGATCCCTGGTCCACAAGTAAGACAAAAGCCCCATGGCTTTTTCCAGCCCGCAGCCTGTTAAGAGATCCCGGTAGTAGGGCGGGTTGTAAGCCACGTTGGGATGAGGCAAGGTGGCAAAACCTTCGATCATGATGCCGACCTTTTCATTGGTGCTGGCGGAGATGGGGCCCAGCATCACTTGCTTGCCCCGGGCTTTTAGGGTTTCAGCGGCTGCGTTTAATAAAGCCCGGGCCGCTTCCGGGTCTTCCAGGCACTCAAAGAAACCGAAAAAACCTTCCTCTTGGGGCAGGTGCCGCTCATCCACAATAGCCGCAATGCGACCTACCACCCGGTCCCGGCGAAAAGCTAAGAAAGCCTGCAGCTCCCTGTGGGGATCCTGCTGGCTCAGCCAGCGGAGACTGCGGCTTTCTTCCCAGGCCTCCTCCTCTATTCCGGGCAGGGAAGGGTAAATCCGTTCCTTTAGCTTGGCGAAAGCCCGCCAGTTATGGCGGTGCTCCAGCTTTCGTACCGTTAAAGCGGTCATGCCCTACTCCCTTTCTTAGTTTTGCTGAAAACAGCTGTATAAGTATATGCCAATCCTATTATTTAAGTGATGGGGAAATTTTGATAAAAAAAGAGGAAAGAGCACAGTTTTACCGAAGATGTAATAATTAATACTACTTATGTTAAGGAGGTATTGCCATGGAACTGAAAGGCAGCAAAACGGAAGCTAATTTGTGGGAAGCTTTTGCCGGAGAGTCCAAGGCAAGGAACAAGTATACTTATTATGCTTCTGTAGCCAAGAAAGAAGGTTATGAACAAATCGCTGCGATTTTTGAAGAAACCGCCAACCATGAAAAGGAACACGCGAAGAGAGCGTTCAAGTTCTTAGGCGGTATTGGCGATACGGTGGCCAACCTGAAGGATGCCGCCGCCGGTGAGCATTACGAATGGGCGGAAATGTACAAGAAGTTTGCCGAAGAGGCCCGGGAAGAAGGTTTCACGGAAATTGCCGCTTTCTTTGAAAAAGTAGCCACCGTCGAGGCAGAGCACGAAAAACGTTACTTAAAGCTGCTGCAGAATATTGAAGAAGGCAAAGTATTCAAGAAAGATGCGGAACAGCGCTGGATGTGCCGCAACTGCGGTTATGTCCATACGGGCGCCGAAGCTCCCGAGCTTTGCCCGGCTTGCGCTCATCCCAGGGCTTACTTCCAACTGAAAGCAGAGAACTACTAGTGGTAAAAACCTCGCTCCATGGCGAGGTTTTTAATTTTTTGTAGGGACGGCTTTACAGGAAAATGGTTAATATGATATAATAACTTACCAAAACAAAATACCTGCGGAGCGCTGAATTCTCACCGGCGTGAGAAGCGGAGGACCCACTTTTTGGGGTGAATCTCTCAGTTGCTGAGAGTAGGGTTAGCTTTCGACCCGAACCCGTCAGCTAACTTCGTAAGCGTGGAAAGTAGGAGCTTTAACCCGTGTGATTAAAGTTTGCTTTTTTATGCCCTACTTTCCGTAGGGCATTTTTTTCCTGCCGATTACTGCATCATTGAGCGGGGAGGTAATGGAAGGAAACCAATTTGCAAGGGAGGTTGATGCGCATGGCAACAAGAGAGCTGACCCCGGAGCTGCTGTTAGACGGACATCACCGTGCTAAGTTGAAAAAAGCCCAACTGACTCCCGAGGAAAAAAGACGGATCTCGAATATGAGGGCCCTGGAACTGAAAAGCAGGATTCAGGATTACCTGGAGGCTCGGCAGCACATTCCCTCCGGCAGGGAAATGGAAGACCGGATCCGGGAAAGGAGAGCAAAGATCCTCAAGCTGCTGAACGGGACGGAAGCCGACTGGCAAGACTGGAAATGGCAAATGGCCCACCGCATCAGTGACGTGGACATTCTCAAAGAAATTCTGGAATTAAGCGAAAAAGAAGTGCAGGAAATCAAAGAAGTCGGCTTAAAATTCCGCTGGGCTATTTCCCCTTACTACCTGAGTCTGATTGATCCGGCAAATGCGAAAGATCCCGTGCGCCTGCAGTCCATCCCCCAATGGGCGGAAATGGCGCCGGGCTGCGGCGAAGCGGATCCCATGGGTGAGGAGTTTACCAATCCTGCCCCCAGGATTACCAGGCGTTATCCCGACCGGTTGATTATTAACGTGACCAATGTCTGCGCCATGTACTGCCGCCACTGCCAGCGGCGGAGAAATATCGGGGAAACGGACCGGCACAGCACCATGGAGGAATTAAAAGGGGCTTTGGATTATGTCCGCCAGCACCCGGAAATCCGGGACGTTTTGATCACCGGCGGCGACGCCCTCATGCTCTCCGATGAGCGGCTGGATTGGCTGTTGACGGAGCTGGACAACATTCCTCATGTGGAGATCAAGCGGATCGGTACCAGAACCCTGGTGACTTTGCCGCAACGCATCACCCCGGAATTATGTGCGGTACTGGAAAAGCACCCGCCCCTTTATCTCAACACCCAGTTTAACCACCCGCAGGAGGTTACCAGTGAAGCCGTGCAAGCCGCCGACCGGCTGGTGCGGGCCGGTGTGGTACTGGGCAACCAGGCCGTTTTGCTGCGCCATGTCAATAACGACAAGCATGTCATGAAGAAGCTCAACCATGAGCTGTTGAAAGCCAGGATCCGGCCCTATTATATTTTCCATGCCAAAGAAGTCATCGGTACCGGCCACTTCATCACCTCGGTGGACGAAGGCTTGGAGATCATGGAGCACCTGCGCGGTTATACCTCCGGTTTGGCCGTGCCCACTTATATCATTAACGCCCCGGACGGTTACGGCAAGACACCCATGCTGCCTGAATACCTGGTTTCCGCGGGTAAAGACAAGATCTATATCCGCACCTGGGAAAAGCGGATTTTCGAATATCCCAATGTGCGGTCTAGATAACGGAAACAAGCCATCGTCTTTCGGGCGATGGCTTTATACATTCTGCTAAGGTTGTTTAATGGTTATCCTTCCTTGATGGCCTCCGTCGGGCAGGATTCGATGGCTTCCCGGGCCAGTTCCTCCTGGTCCTCGGGTACCGCGTCCACTATGGCGTGGGAGAGCCCGTCTTCATCATAATCAAAGATTTCCGGAGCTATATCAATACAAGCACCACAAGCGATACACAAATCCGGATCCACGTATACTTTCATTGTCAGCTACCTCCTTAAGTATTGCAAAGTGTTCCCCTGCATACCCTATTGTTGACAGAAAAGGCGGGAATAAATCCTCCGGGTATTTAGCATTTAATGGCTGCCCCATCCTTTGCGTAGATGGCAGGAAAATACCGGCGGTATAAAGGGAGGTTTAAGTTTTCTTCCCTGAAACGGCGGGCCCGGGCCGCGCGCAGCTGAATAAGATCCAAATCCCCGACGACCAGGTCTTCCTGATCCGGGCTTTGCGCCAAAGCCACCAGCCCGTCAGGCGGCTGGATTTCCAGGGGGGCGAAGATCCCGGCTTTGCCGGTAAAATTCAAGCCAAAGAAACCTTTTCCCACTAAAGCGCTTTTGATACCGTACACACAGCTTTCCTGCACCCGGGGCCAGATGCCCCGTAAGGCCTTCCACAGGTTGTATTCCTCCGGGTTGGCAATGGGAATGATCACGATCTCGGCCCCCAGCAGGGATAAAATCCGGAAAGTCTCAAAATAGGTGGCATCCATGCAGACGGGGAAAGCAATTTTACCCAGTGCCGTGTCAAAGATCTCCAGCCGGTTCCCCCGGCAGATGCCCCACTGGGCTTCCAGGGGCAAGAGATGGGCTTTGTTTTGGGAGCCCACCAGCCTGCCTTGGGGGTCAAACAGGGAAGCTTGGTTGACCACTTTTCCTGCGTCATCCGGCACCAACCGGCT from Clostridia bacterium includes:
- a CDS encoding rubrerythrin family protein, encoding MELKGSKTEANLWEAFAGESKARNKYTYYASVAKKEGYEQIAAIFEETANHEKEHAKRAFKFLGGIGDTVANLKDAAAGEHYEWAEMYKKFAEEAREEGFTEIAAFFEKVATVEAEHEKRYLKLLQNIEEGKVFKKDAEQRWMCRNCGYVHTGAEAPELCPACAHPRAYFQLKAENY
- the eam gene encoding glutamate 2,3-aminomutase, coding for MATRELTPELLLDGHHRAKLKKAQLTPEEKRRISNMRALELKSRIQDYLEARQHIPSGREMEDRIRERRAKILKLLNGTEADWQDWKWQMAHRISDVDILKEILELSEKEVQEIKEVGLKFRWAISPYYLSLIDPANAKDPVRLQSIPQWAEMAPGCGEADPMGEEFTNPAPRITRRYPDRLIINVTNVCAMYCRHCQRRRNIGETDRHSTMEELKGALDYVRQHPEIRDVLITGGDALMLSDERLDWLLTELDNIPHVEIKRIGTRTLVTLPQRITPELCAVLEKHPPLYLNTQFNHPQEVTSEAVQAADRLVRAGVVLGNQAVLLRHVNNDKHVMKKLNHELLKARIRPYYIFHAKEVIGTGHFITSVDEGLEIMEHLRGYTSGLAVPTYIINAPDGYGKTPMLPEYLVSAGKDKIYIRTWEKRIFEYPNVRSR
- a CDS encoding ferredoxin, producing MKVYVDPDLCIACGACIDIAPEIFDYDEDGLSHAIVDAVPEDQEELAREAIESCPTEAIKEG
- a CDS encoding nitrilase, giving the protein MLLDGVVNKILTPYLSFRTRPRLVRRFLHGKNIKPGTRGQGIKPGRIRVAAAQVPLYLVEDPLEWVELIYRQVVKGVEAGAQLIVFPEHITLHLLGLVPGVKQLARLDLLQGNGSPGAAALPVSFAGLFGAFGAGVEGLYRATMSSLAGAFGIYIMGGSRLVPDDAGKVVNQASLFDPQGRLVGSQNKAHLLPLEAQWGICRGNRLEIFDTALGKIAFPVCMDATYFETFRILSLLGAEIVIIPIANPEEYNLWKALRGIWPRVQESCVYGIKSALVGKGFFGLNFTGKAGIFAPLEIQPPDGLVALAQSPDQEDLVVGDLDLIQLRAARARRFREENLNLPLYRRYFPAIYAKDGAAIKC